In the genome of Corallococcus soli, one region contains:
- the rplX gene encoding 50S ribosomal protein L24 codes for MQKLKVGDTIQVISGSERSEKTPATKRGKVLKVDREAGRVTVEGLRLVKRHMRKTPQSPEGGIIEKPGTIALSNVQVVCAKCDKPTRVGIRKEGEASKRFCKQCDALID; via the coding sequence ATGCAGAAGCTGAAAGTCGGTGACACGATCCAGGTCATCTCCGGGTCCGAGCGCTCGGAGAAGACGCCGGCGACGAAGCGCGGCAAGGTGCTGAAGGTCGACCGGGAGGCGGGCCGCGTGACGGTCGAGGGCCTGCGCCTGGTCAAGCGCCACATGCGCAAGACGCCGCAGAGCCCCGAGGGCGGCATCATCGAGAAGCCGGGTACCATCGCGCTCTCGAACGTCCAGGTGGTGTGCGCCAAGTGTGACAAGCCGACCCGCGTCGGCATCCGCAAGGAGGGAGAAGCCTCCAAGCGGTTCTGCAAGCAGTGTGACGCCCTGATTGACTAG
- the rplN gene encoding 50S ribosomal protein L14, producing the protein MIQMQSVLDVADNSGAKKVFCIKVLGGSKRKYASIGDVIVVSIREALPNSKVKKGDVAKAVIVRTRREVGRADGSYIKFDGNSAVLINKDLEPIGTRIFGPVARELRARKFMKIISLAPEVL; encoded by the coding sequence ATGATTCAGATGCAGAGTGTGCTCGATGTGGCCGACAACTCGGGCGCCAAGAAGGTGTTTTGCATCAAGGTTCTCGGCGGCTCCAAGCGCAAGTACGCCTCCATCGGCGACGTCATTGTCGTGTCGATCCGCGAGGCGCTGCCCAACTCCAAGGTGAAGAAGGGTGACGTGGCCAAGGCCGTCATCGTCCGCACCCGTCGCGAGGTGGGTCGGGCGGATGGCAGCTACATCAAGTTCGACGGCAACTCGGCGGTCCTCATCAACAAGGACCTGGAGCCCATCGGGACGCGCATCTTTGGGCCGGTGGCCCGTGAGCTGCGTGCCCGCAAGTTCATGAAGATCATCTCGCTGGCGCCCGAGGTCCTCTAA